In Gammaproteobacteria bacterium, one DNA window encodes the following:
- a CDS encoding polysaccharide deacetylase family protein: MKLFVLHSERRRIPFIVKMWLLCFLLLLHPILPVEASSPKYRTVVSLTFDDGLRQSAAIVPLLDSGLKATFYVNSNKIRLTGSIDGNNWLTKGELDILFGNGYEIGGHTINHVNLATLDDAGQLQAICDDLKNLREWYGDEVHSFAYPYGSTGPTTQSLIAGGCPGTYGVLDKPIGKYESARTTTGIGCQGCPWGVPLPPANPYYLPTVKGVLSTDTLADIQKYVLQAEAYSGGWVVLLFHSVCDGCDTGSITQETLINFLTWLKDRESQGTYVRTVHQVMSGDYPPALPPPPLGPNMIINSSLEVLASNGFPYCWQVGDYGVSTATWTHTSDAYAGDFAEKLQITSYTSGDRKLLPKLDAGQRSGQCAPSVNPGTNYQIEAYYKSTISAWVPLFYLDANGVWKYWRTAPSLQAASDWTHMSYVIGPLPEGAQALSFGIALTGVGTLTTDEYLMTEVLDSNVTPTFVGGAAALTVAQDSLPLDLKPNLHVSDTDSGQTLTWTLSAVPAHGTVTISGATAGTGASDITPGGIITYQPAAGYNGSDAFTIQVSDGTASEARVFTVTVTPLPNVAPTFVGGTAVLTVAQDSPPLDLKPNLHVSDTDSGQTLTWTLNAVPAHGTVTISGATAGTGASDITPGGIITYQPAPGYNGSDTFTVHVSDGTAGEARVFTVTVSPLPNVAPVFVGGSTTILVHKNSVTDLKPYLHVSDKDSGQTLTWSQAVAPIKGALTISGATASSGSTNITPHGTISYRPKPAYLGPDTFTIQVSDGVATAYRTFNVTVSK; this comes from the coding sequence GTGAAGTTATTCGTGTTGCACAGCGAACGGCGCAGAATTCCATTCATCGTAAAGATGTGGTTGCTGTGCTTTCTGCTGTTGTTACATCCGATATTACCGGTTGAAGCTTCGAGTCCGAAATACCGCACGGTAGTGTCGCTTACATTCGACGATGGTTTGAGACAGTCGGCCGCAATTGTTCCACTGCTGGATAGCGGACTGAAGGCTACTTTCTACGTCAACTCCAATAAAATACGCCTGACTGGATCCATTGACGGCAACAATTGGTTGACCAAAGGCGAGCTTGATATTCTGTTTGGCAACGGTTATGAAATCGGCGGACATACCATAAACCATGTCAATCTCGCGACACTGGATGATGCCGGTCAATTGCAGGCTATTTGCGACGACCTGAAGAATCTCCGGGAGTGGTACGGCGATGAAGTGCATTCATTCGCTTATCCGTACGGATCTACCGGACCTACTACGCAAAGCCTTATCGCAGGAGGATGCCCTGGCACCTATGGCGTTTTGGATAAACCGATTGGTAAATACGAAAGCGCGCGGACCACCACGGGGATAGGGTGCCAAGGTTGTCCGTGGGGTGTGCCGTTGCCACCGGCCAATCCATATTATTTGCCGACAGTCAAAGGGGTGCTGTCAACGGATACGCTGGCGGATATACAAAAATACGTACTGCAAGCGGAAGCCTATTCGGGAGGATGGGTTGTATTGTTGTTTCATAGCGTGTGCGATGGCTGCGATACAGGCTCAATAACGCAAGAAACGCTGATTAATTTTCTGACATGGTTAAAAGACCGGGAATCGCAAGGTACTTATGTGAGAACCGTCCATCAAGTCATGTCCGGAGACTATCCGCCGGCATTACCGCCTCCGCCGCTTGGTCCCAACATGATCATCAATTCATCGCTTGAGGTACTGGCCAGTAACGGTTTTCCGTATTGCTGGCAGGTTGGCGACTATGGAGTCAGTACTGCAACGTGGACACATACTAGCGATGCTTATGCCGGTGACTTCGCAGAAAAACTTCAGATCACTTCTTATACCAGCGGTGACCGTAAACTACTGCCCAAACTCGATGCCGGTCAGCGATCCGGTCAGTGTGCTCCTTCTGTGAATCCGGGTACCAATTATCAGATTGAGGCCTACTATAAATCCACCATTTCAGCTTGGGTGCCTCTATTTTATCTTGATGCAAATGGTGTCTGGAAGTATTGGCGTACTGCTCCGAGCTTGCAAGCGGCCAGCGATTGGACGCACATGAGTTATGTAATCGGACCATTACCTGAGGGTGCGCAAGCTTTAAGTTTTGGTATCGCACTAACCGGTGTCGGCACTCTCACAACGGACGAGTACTTAATGACCGAGGTTCTGGATTCCAACGTAACGCCCACTTTCGTGGGGGGGGCGGCGGCGCTAACAGTTGCGCAGGATAGCCTGCCGCTCGATCTGAAACCTAACCTGCATGTCAGCGACACCGACAGCGGCCAAACGCTGACATGGACTTTGAGCGCGGTGCCCGCACACGGCACGGTGACAATCTCGGGCGCGACCGCCGGCACGGGTGCAAGCGACATCACCCCCGGCGGCATCATCACTTACCAACCCGCGGCTGGTTATAACGGTAGCGATGCATTTACCATACAAGTGAGCGACGGCACGGCCAGTGAAGCGCGGGTGTTCACCGTAACGGTCACGCCGCTGCCGAACGTAGCGCCAACTTTTGTGGGAGGAACGGCGGTGCTGACGGTTGCGCAAGACAGCCCGCCGCTCGATCTGAAACCTAACCTGCATGTCAGCGACACCGACAGCGGCCAAACGCTGACATGGACTTTGAATGCGGTGCCCGCGCACGGCACGGTGACAATCTCGGGCGCGACCGCCGGCACGGGCGCAAGCGACATCACCCCCGGTGGCATCATCACCTATCAGCCGGCACCTGGTTATAACGGTAGCGACACGTTTACCGTGCATGTGAGCGACGGCACGGCCGGCGAAGCGCGAGTGTTCACCGTCACGGTCTCGCCGCTGCCGAACGTGGCACCCGTCTTTGTGGGCGGTTCTACCACTATCCTGGTGCACAAAAATAGCGTAACAGACCTGAAACCTTACCTGCATGTCAGCGATAAGGATAGCGGGCAAACATTAACTTGGAGTCAAGCTGTTGCACCAATAAAAGGCGCATTGACTATTTCAGGTGCTACGGCTAGTTCCGGTAGTACCAATATCACTCCTCACGGTACCATTTCTTACCGACCAAAACCCGCTTATCTCGGTCCAGATACTTTCACAATACAAGTCAGTGACGGTGTCGCTACTGCATACCGAACATTCAATGTGACAGTTTCAAAATAA
- a CDS encoding redoxin domain-containing protein — translation MTNHTFSDITVATWVQGGPLSLNDLTGSVVLIEVFQVNCPGCFIYSLPRAIDLHERYHQRGLVVIGLATAFEDYDKNTLENLQKLVTSGEVIGETHKALSQYNLLREGMLPWKIPFAVGMDRVVAETEPVTDERVLQYAQKFLPDFDKFSAEQQQTVLQQVRRYMEQKSMRAETFERFALQGTPSCILFDRKGELKDISFGQIDYKQAMVEHFLAEK, via the coding sequence ATGACTAATCACACATTTTCCGATATTACGGTGGCTACCTGGGTGCAAGGCGGCCCGCTTTCGCTCAACGATCTGACCGGTTCGGTGGTATTGATCGAGGTTTTTCAGGTGAACTGTCCCGGTTGTTTTATTTATTCGCTTCCCAGGGCGATTGATTTACATGAACGCTATCATCAGCGGGGGCTGGTTGTGATCGGTCTGGCTACCGCATTTGAGGATTACGATAAAAATACACTGGAGAACTTGCAGAAGCTGGTGACTAGCGGTGAAGTGATCGGCGAAACCCATAAGGCGCTCAGTCAATATAACCTGTTGCGGGAAGGCATGTTGCCGTGGAAAATACCGTTTGCCGTGGGGATGGATCGCGTCGTGGCGGAAACCGAGCCGGTGACCGATGAGCGTGTACTGCAGTATGCGCAAAAGTTTCTGCCCGATTTCGATAAATTCAGCGCCGAGCAGCAACAAACCGTGCTGCAGCAGGTGCGGCGTTACATGGAGCAGAAATCGATGCGCGCGGAAACTTTCGAGCGCTTTGCGCTCCAGGGAACGCCGTCCTGTATTTTGTTCGACCGCAAGGGCGAGTTAAAGGACATTTCGTTTGGCCAGATCGATTATAAACAAGCCATGGTCGAACATTTTTTGGCGGAAAAATGA
- a CDS encoding chemotaxis protein CheV, translated as MSTALHEIDERANLTTSNKFELLLFRLGEASGDGQRELFGINVFKIREILVMPTITAIANAPANVMGVANIRGQVITVINLPKVVGCTPKKGLPILLVTEYARSTQAFAVEEVNEIVRLEWNQVIAAEGKGGKLVTSIARIDGNTEDSRLAQVLDVEQILRDVLPAPDNEMTPEKLGPAIKLPDGKVILAADDSPLARSMIESELKALNVPFVMTKTGLEAWNRIQSMSDAAATEGKTIQDKVALVLTDLEMPEMDGFTLTRNIKNDQRFKSIPVVIHSSLTGETNEKHVKSVGADAYIAKFVAEELAETIRKALA; from the coding sequence ATGAGCACAGCATTGCATGAAATCGACGAGCGCGCTAATTTGACCACCAGCAACAAGTTCGAACTATTGCTGTTCAGGTTGGGCGAGGCCTCCGGCGATGGACAGCGGGAGTTGTTCGGCATCAATGTTTTCAAAATTCGCGAGATTCTGGTCATGCCGACCATCACCGCCATCGCCAATGCACCTGCTAATGTAATGGGCGTGGCCAACATCCGCGGCCAAGTGATTACCGTCATCAATCTGCCCAAGGTCGTCGGCTGCACGCCGAAAAAAGGACTCCCGATTCTATTGGTTACCGAGTATGCACGCTCGACGCAGGCTTTTGCTGTCGAGGAAGTCAACGAAATCGTGCGTCTTGAATGGAATCAGGTCATCGCGGCGGAAGGCAAAGGCGGCAAACTAGTCACCAGCATCGCCAGAATCGACGGTAATACGGAAGATTCCCGCTTGGCGCAAGTACTCGACGTCGAACAAATACTGCGCGACGTTTTACCCGCACCCGATAACGAAATGACGCCGGAAAAACTAGGCCCGGCGATAAAACTCCCGGACGGGAAAGTCATTCTGGCGGCAGACGATTCCCCGCTTGCCCGCAGCATGATCGAAAGCGAACTGAAAGCGCTAAATGTTCCATTTGTCATGACCAAAACCGGACTGGAAGCTTGGAATCGCATCCAATCGATGTCGGATGCCGCCGCCACCGAAGGCAAAACCATTCAGGATAAAGTCGCGTTAGTGCTGACCGACTTGGAAATGCCGGAAATGGATGGCTTCACGCTCACCCGCAACATCAAGAACGATCAACGATTCAAATCGATCCCGGTGGTGATTCATTCCTCATTGACCGGCGAAACCAATGAAAAACACGTCAAATCGGTAGGTGCGGATGCTTATATCGCCAAATTTGTCGCGGAAGAACTGGCCGAAACCATCCGCAAGGCGTTAGCGTAG
- the ubiE gene encoding bifunctional demethylmenaquinone methyltransferase/2-methoxy-6-polyprenyl-1,4-benzoquinol methylase UbiE, whose translation MTKTTHFGFNTVAEEEKAGKVAEVFHSVAERYNLMNDLMSAGLHRLWKRFAIEVSGIKSGDKVLDIAGGTGDLTALFLQKVGKSGEVWLTDINNSMLSIGRDRMIDEGTPTPVAQCDAEKLPFPDNYFNCVSVAFGLRNMTHKDAALREMLRVIKPGGTVIVLEFSKVWKPLQPAYDAYSFKLLPAMGKVFANDADSYRYLAESIRMHPSQNELKDLMEQAGFERVEYFNMTAGIVALHRGYKL comes from the coding sequence ATGACAAAAACCACCCATTTTGGCTTTAATACCGTTGCGGAAGAAGAAAAAGCCGGCAAGGTCGCGGAAGTCTTTCATTCGGTAGCGGAACGCTATAACTTGATGAACGATTTGATGTCGGCAGGTCTGCACCGTCTATGGAAGCGCTTTGCTATCGAAGTCAGCGGCATTAAAAGCGGCGACAAGGTTTTGGATATCGCCGGCGGCACCGGGGATCTAACCGCACTTTTTTTACAGAAAGTGGGCAAGTCCGGCGAGGTTTGGCTGACCGACATCAACAATTCCATGCTGTCGATCGGCCGCGACCGCATGATCGACGAAGGCACGCCGACACCTGTCGCGCAGTGCGATGCGGAAAAATTACCCTTCCCCGATAACTATTTCAACTGTGTGAGCGTCGCTTTCGGTCTGAGAAACATGACGCACAAGGATGCCGCTCTCAGGGAAATGCTGCGCGTCATCAAACCGGGAGGAACTGTCATTGTGCTCGAGTTTTCAAAAGTCTGGAAACCGCTGCAACCGGCCTATGATGCGTACTCATTCAAATTACTTCCCGCCATGGGAAAAGTCTTCGCGAATGATGCGGATAGCTACCGCTACTTAGCCGAATCCATCCGCATGCACCCTTCCCAGAATGAATTAAAGGATTTGATGGAGCAAGCGGGCTTTGAACGTGTCGAATACTTCAATATGACGGCGGGCATCGTGGCACTTCACCGCGGCTATAAGCTATAA
- a CDS encoding DUF971 domain-containing protein yields MAGLTKDTPYPTEIKLHTKSRILDIAFSDGKAFQFPCEFLRVYSPSAEVSGHGPGQEVLQTGKKMVNITKIEPVGNYAIQLNFTDGHNTGLYSWDLLYNFGLNQDKMWQHYLQRMAEASASREPATRPNTVNHSCK; encoded by the coding sequence ATGGCCGGTTTAACCAAAGATACACCTTACCCTACCGAAATTAAGCTGCACACGAAATCCAGGATACTCGACATCGCTTTCTCCGACGGCAAAGCATTTCAATTTCCCTGCGAGTTTCTGCGCGTTTATTCACCATCAGCCGAAGTAAGCGGCCATGGCCCAGGGCAGGAAGTACTGCAAACCGGCAAGAAAATGGTCAACATCACCAAAATCGAACCCGTTGGCAATTATGCCATACAGCTTAATTTTACTGACGGCCATAACACCGGGTTGTATTCATGGGATCTGTTGTATAACTTCGGGCTCAATCAGGATAAAATGTGGCAGCATTATTTGCAACGCATGGCTGAGGCCAGCGCCAGCAGGGAGCCGGCAACCCGTCCTAATACTGTAAATCATTCCTGCAAATAA
- the phoB gene encoding phosphate regulon transcriptional regulator PhoB produces MTATILIVEDEAAIQELITYNLQQAGYETVCADNAEKAMAVIKAALPDLILLDWMLPGMSGIEFARVLRRDDRTRLIPIIMLTARTQELDKVTGLEMGADDYITKPFSSRELIARINAVLRRLIPEASDEAVEIDGLRLEPVNHRVMAGNQEIALGPTEYRLLHFMMTHIERVYSRSQLLDRVWGDHVFVEERTVDVHIRRLRKALQPAGKDEWIQTVRGTGYRFSALAAPPVKDSDAEI; encoded by the coding sequence ATGACGGCAACGATATTGATTGTGGAAGATGAAGCGGCCATACAGGAGTTGATTACCTATAATCTGCAGCAAGCCGGTTATGAAACGGTTTGCGCGGATAACGCCGAAAAAGCCATGGCAGTTATCAAGGCAGCCTTACCCGATTTGATTTTGCTGGATTGGATGTTGCCCGGAATGAGCGGCATTGAATTTGCGCGCGTTTTGCGGCGCGATGACCGCACCCGGTTGATTCCGATCATCATGTTGACAGCGCGCACGCAGGAATTGGATAAGGTGACGGGATTGGAAATGGGAGCGGACGATTACATCACCAAACCTTTTTCGTCGCGTGAATTGATCGCTCGCATCAACGCCGTGCTGCGCAGGCTGATTCCGGAAGCTTCGGACGAGGCAGTTGAAATTGACGGTTTGCGGCTTGAACCGGTTAATCATCGTGTGATGGCCGGGAATCAGGAAATTGCATTGGGACCGACGGAATATCGTTTACTGCATTTTATGATGACACATATCGAACGGGTTTATTCGCGCAGTCAATTGCTCGACCGGGTTTGGGGCGATCATGTGTTTGTCGAAGAACGCACCGTCGATGTGCATATCCGGCGATTACGCAAGGCATTGCAACCAGCGGGTAAGGATGAATGGATACAAACGGTGCGGGGCACAGGTTACCGGTTTTCCGCGCTGGCTGCGCCGCCGGTAAAAGATTCCGATGCGGAAATTTAA
- the phoR gene encoding phosphate regulon sensor histidine kinase PhoR: MSDIWQRSSNILMIIFITAVLWMILGGVNALIFFGVAMLWMVLHHTRHIVALERWLQLSDHTPGSIPAGSGAWDDVFAHLARYVRQHSQSRELLSLALERMRSVTSAMPDGIVILDEHDRIEWCNPVAEQHLGINLTLDAGQQITYLVRQIPFVEYLAARQFSNPLILKQTRQHGMIVSLQLVPYGYNQKLLISRDITRFEKIETMRRDFIANVSHELRTPLTVIGGFLETLSADENVNNGFNKRALALMTEQTTRMQRLIEDLLILSRLENEQSKASEKTVNVVSLLNDVLQDAESLSSGRHQIKLNIATHDQLLGSEQELRSAFGNLISNAIRYTPDKGEITINWEKRAGQGVFFVQDSGIGIESEHIPRLTERFYRVDSSRSRETGGTGLGLAIVKHVLNRHEARLEITSTVGKGSRFTVWFPAKRLLEADE, from the coding sequence GTGTCTGATATTTGGCAACGATCTTCTAACATTCTGATGATCATCTTTATTACCGCAGTGTTGTGGATGATTCTCGGCGGCGTGAATGCATTGATCTTTTTTGGCGTAGCGATGCTATGGATGGTATTGCATCATACCCGCCACATCGTTGCGCTGGAACGCTGGTTGCAGCTTTCCGATCATACACCGGGCAGCATCCCGGCCGGTTCCGGCGCATGGGATGATGTTTTTGCGCATTTGGCGCGCTACGTGCGTCAGCATAGCCAGAGCCGGGAATTATTGAGCCTGGCGCTGGAGCGTATGCGTAGTGTGACGTCGGCGATGCCGGATGGCATCGTCATTCTGGATGAACATGACCGGATTGAGTGGTGTAATCCGGTGGCCGAGCAACATTTGGGGATTAATCTGACATTGGATGCCGGGCAGCAAATCACTTATCTGGTCAGGCAAATACCGTTCGTCGAGTATCTGGCTGCGCGCCAATTCAGTAATCCGCTGATTTTGAAACAAACGCGCCAGCACGGTATGATCGTTTCGTTGCAACTAGTACCGTACGGTTATAACCAGAAGCTTCTGATCAGCCGGGATATTACGCGCTTTGAGAAAATAGAAACGATGCGGCGCGATTTCATCGCCAATGTTTCGCACGAATTGCGCACGCCGCTAACGGTGATTGGCGGATTTCTCGAAACTTTGTCAGCCGATGAAAACGTGAATAACGGCTTCAATAAGCGCGCTCTGGCTTTGATGACGGAACAAACAACCCGTATGCAGCGGCTGATCGAAGATTTGCTGATTTTATCGCGCCTGGAAAATGAACAGAGTAAAGCAAGCGAAAAGACCGTAAATGTCGTCAGCTTGTTGAACGATGTCCTGCAGGATGCCGAATCGCTCAGCTCGGGTCGCCACCAAATCAAATTAAACATTGCAACGCATGACCAGTTGCTGGGAAGCGAGCAAGAGTTGCGTAGCGCATTTGGAAACTTGATCAGCAATGCCATCCGCTATACGCCGGATAAGGGTGAAATTACGATTAATTGGGAGAAGCGCGCCGGGCAAGGGGTATTCTTTGTGCAGGATAGCGGTATCGGCATAGAATCGGAGCACATTCCGCGCTTAACGGAGCGTTTTTATCGTGTCGACAGCAGCCGTTCGCGAGAAACCGGCGGAACCGGATTGGGGCTGGCGATCGTCAAGCATGTGTTGAACCGGCACGAAGCGCGTCTCGAAATTACCAGCACAGTGGGAAAAGGCAGCCGGTTCACCGTCTGGTTTCCTGCCAAGCGGTTGCTGGAGGCGGATGAGTGA
- a CDS encoding prolipoprotein diacylglyceryl transferase: protein MLIHPQINPVAIAIGPLSIHWYGLMYLLGFTFFILLGRYRIKHNPQSAFTYEMLDDALFYGMLGVILGGRLGHVLFYQFGYYLEHPLHIFAIWEGGMSFHGGFLGVFAAMMLLARKYKLSWLTVTDFVTPLIPPGLAAGRIGNFINGELWGRHTDVPWGMVFPYVDEFPRHPSQLYQFALEGVLLFIFIWIYSSKPRATGAVTGMFMIGYGVLRSFAEFFREPEDGFMGVMTLGITMGQWLSIPMIVAGIAVVLWSKRQKSSDIGVSLRNNQRKSKKH from the coding sequence ATGCTCATTCACCCGCAAATTAATCCCGTTGCCATCGCTATCGGACCGCTTTCCATTCATTGGTACGGATTGATGTATTTGCTGGGTTTCACGTTCTTTATTTTGCTTGGCCGGTATCGCATCAAACACAATCCGCAATCAGCTTTTACTTATGAAATGCTCGATGATGCCCTGTTTTATGGCATGCTCGGCGTGATTCTGGGCGGACGCCTGGGGCACGTGCTGTTCTACCAATTCGGTTATTACCTGGAACACCCATTGCATATTTTCGCCATTTGGGAAGGCGGCATGTCGTTTCACGGCGGCTTTCTCGGCGTTTTCGCCGCCATGATGTTACTGGCGCGCAAATACAAACTCTCCTGGCTTACTGTCACCGACTTCGTTACTCCGCTCATTCCACCGGGATTAGCCGCGGGCCGCATCGGCAATTTCATCAACGGCGAACTGTGGGGACGGCACACCGATGTACCATGGGGCATGGTTTTTCCTTATGTCGACGAATTCCCTCGCCATCCGTCCCAGTTGTATCAATTCGCGCTCGAAGGCGTATTGTTGTTTATTTTTATCTGGATTTATTCGTCCAAACCGCGCGCCACCGGCGCGGTCACCGGTATGTTCATGATCGGTTACGGCGTATTACGTTCATTTGCGGAATTCTTCCGCGAACCGGAAGACGGTTTCATGGGCGTAATGACACTCGGAATTACGATGGGTCAATGGTTATCGATTCCGATGATTGTGGCGGGAATTGCTGTCGTGCTGTGGTCCAAGCGGCAAAAATCTAGTGACATCGGCGTTTCCTTAAGAAATAATCAGCGGAAAAGTAAAAAACATTAA
- the ilvD gene encoding dihydroxy-acid dehydratase: MPDNKRSQIITQGTQHAPSRAMLRAVGFSDGDFNKPIVGVANGYSTITPCNKGLNDLSLKAESALRKAGAMPQMFGTITVSDGISMGTEGMKYSLVSREVIADSIETCVQGGSMDGVIAIGGCDKNMPGAMIAIARMNVPAIFVYGGTIKPGHYKNQDLTVVSVFEAVGQHSAHKIDDEELLQIERHACPGAGSCGGMYTANTMSSAFEAMGMSLPYSSTMSAEDDEKLISAGQSAEALVNAIKKQILPRDIITRQSIENAVTVIMAVGGSTNAILHFLAIAHAAEVEWRIDDFERIRAKVPVLCDLKPSGRYVAADLHQAGGIPQVMKMLLNHGLLHGDCITISGQTVAEVLKDIPDTPRADQNVIRQWGNPMYAQGHLAILKGNLSTEGCVAKISGIKNPKITGPARVFESEETCMVAIMARKIQPGDVVVIRYEGPKGGPGMREMLSPTAALIGEGLGDSVGLITDGRFSGGTYGMVVGHVAPEAFVGGTIALVQEGDSITIDAEQRLLQLNVPDDVLAQRRAAWQPPQPRYARGVLAKYAQLVSSASAGAITD, from the coding sequence ATGCCAGACAATAAACGGAGCCAGATTATTACCCAAGGGACACAACACGCACCCAGCCGCGCCATGTTGCGCGCGGTCGGTTTCAGCGATGGGGATTTTAACAAGCCGATTGTCGGTGTGGCTAACGGTTATTCGACGATTACGCCGTGTAATAAAGGATTGAACGATCTGTCATTGAAAGCCGAATCGGCGCTTAGAAAAGCAGGGGCGATGCCGCAGATGTTCGGTACCATCACGGTATCGGATGGTATTTCGATGGGCACCGAGGGCATGAAGTATTCGCTGGTGTCGCGCGAAGTGATTGCCGATTCGATCGAAACCTGCGTGCAGGGCGGAAGCATGGACGGTGTGATCGCTATCGGCGGCTGCGACAAAAATATGCCGGGTGCGATGATCGCGATCGCGCGCATGAATGTGCCGGCGATTTTTGTTTATGGCGGCACGATCAAGCCGGGTCACTATAAGAATCAGGATTTGACGGTGGTCAGCGTATTTGAGGCGGTAGGGCAGCACAGCGCGCATAAGATCGACGACGAGGAATTGTTGCAGATCGAACGGCATGCGTGTCCCGGTGCCGGTTCGTGCGGCGGTATGTATACCGCGAATACCATGTCGTCGGCGTTCGAAGCGATGGGTATGAGTTTGCCGTATTCTTCCACCATGTCGGCGGAAGACGACGAGAAGCTGATCAGCGCGGGACAATCCGCCGAAGCGCTGGTCAATGCGATCAAAAAGCAAATCCTGCCGCGCGACATCATCACGCGACAATCGATTGAAAATGCCGTGACCGTTATCATGGCGGTGGGCGGCTCCACTAATGCGATTTTGCATTTTCTGGCGATTGCGCACGCCGCCGAAGTCGAATGGCGCATAGACGATTTCGAACGGATACGCGCCAAAGTACCGGTATTGTGCGACCTGAAACCATCCGGGCGTTATGTGGCGGCCGATTTGCATCAAGCAGGCGGTATTCCGCAAGTGATGAAAATGTTGCTGAATCATGGATTGCTGCACGGCGATTGCATCACCATCAGCGGTCAAACCGTGGCGGAAGTGCTGAAGGATATTCCCGATACCCCGCGCGCCGACCAAAACGTGATCCGGCAATGGGGTAATCCGATGTACGCGCAAGGTCATCTGGCGATTCTGAAAGGCAACCTGTCGACCGAAGGGTGCGTGGCGAAAATTTCCGGCATCAAGAATCCGAAAATTACCGGGCCTGCGCGCGTGTTCGAATCGGAAGAAACCTGTATGGTGGCCATCATGGCGCGTAAAATCCAGCCGGGTGATGTCGTGGTGATCCGCTACGAAGGTCCGAAAGGCGGCCCCGGCATGCGGGAAATGTTATCACCGACCGCTGCGCTAATCGGCGAAGGCTTGGGCGATTCCGTTGGTTTAATCACCGACGGGCGTTTCTCCGGCGGCACTTACGGCATGGTGGTCGGGCATGTTGCTCCGGAGGCTTTTGTCGGCGGTACTATCGCATTGGTGCAGGAAGGCGATTCAATCACCATCGATGCCGAGCAGCGCTTACTGCAACTGAATGTGCCGGATGACGTTTTGGCGCAGCGGCGCGCCGCCTGGCAACCGCCGCAACCGCGTTATGCGCGCGGGGTTTTGGCGAAATACGCGCAACTGGTTTCCAGCGCCAGCGCAGGTGCGATAACGGATTAG
- a CDS encoding c-type cytochrome: MKKVLIGAVAASAILLAGVAQANADLAKSSGCLNCHNVDTKLVGPALKDIAGKYAGQADASAYLTDKILKGSSGVWGTIPMPPNANVSPENAKALADFILTLK, translated from the coding sequence ATGAAAAAAGTTTTAATTGGAGCAGTTGCTGCATCTGCCATTTTATTAGCTGGTGTTGCTCAAGCCAACGCTGATTTGGCAAAAAGTAGTGGATGTTTGAATTGCCATAATGTAGACACCAAACTGGTTGGCCCGGCTCTGAAAGATATCGCTGGTAAATACGCAGGCCAAGCTGATGCTTCTGCATACCTGACAGATAAAATATTAAAAGGAAGTAGCGGTGTTTGGGGCACAATCCCAATGCCACCTAATGCTAACGTCAGCCCGGAAAATGCTAAAGCGTTAGCCGACTTTATTCTGACCCTGAAGTAA
- a CDS encoding OsmC family protein — translation MKTRIKWKGNVSFLAESGSGHSVLLDGAPDAGGQNLGPRPMEMLLMGLGGCTSFDVVLILKKSRQDITDCVVEIEAERAPVDPKVFTDIHLHFVITGHNLNPQTVERAINLSAEKYCSASIMLKQTVNITHDFEIIAA, via the coding sequence ATGAAAACTCGTATTAAATGGAAAGGAAATGTCAGTTTCCTGGCGGAATCTGGCAGTGGTCATTCGGTATTGTTGGATGGTGCACCGGATGCCGGCGGACAGAATCTTGGACCGAGGCCGATGGAGATGTTGCTAATGGGGTTGGGCGGTTGCACTTCATTCGACGTGGTGCTGATTCTGAAAAAAAGCCGTCAGGACATCACCGATTGCGTCGTTGAAATCGAAGCCGAACGCGCGCCGGTCGATCCGAAAGTATTCACCGATATTCATTTGCACTTCGTTATTACTGGTCACAATCTGAATCCGCAAACGGTCGAGCGCGCCATTAATCTGTCCGCGGAGAAATATTGCTCGGCTTCCATCATGCTGAAGCAGACGGTAAACATAACGCATGATTTTGAGATCATTGCTGCTTGA